One region of Streptomyces rishiriensis genomic DNA includes:
- a CDS encoding LysE family translocator: protein MSVDLVGFLGVVLVAYVVPGPDFLVVVRSATEHPAKGRAAALGAQTGLCVHMLAAAVGLSLIAARSPAVYDAVKLLGAAYLVHLGVRAVLGARRAARERTATRKAAGQDVAVDPEEGTGPHEPEKDDPARGRWRSGFTQGLLTNVLNPKAALFFLSVIPQFADGGGSASRQIFFLGTLDIVIGVAYWFVLVAVAARLRAFLARPEIRHRWELTTGWLFIALGVGVASAA, encoded by the coding sequence ATGTCGGTCGATCTCGTCGGCTTCCTCGGCGTAGTGCTGGTGGCGTATGTGGTCCCCGGCCCGGACTTCCTCGTGGTGGTGAGATCGGCCACCGAGCATCCCGCCAAAGGGCGGGCCGCGGCGCTGGGCGCCCAGACCGGACTGTGCGTGCACATGCTGGCCGCCGCGGTCGGACTGTCGCTGATCGCCGCCCGCTCCCCGGCGGTCTACGACGCCGTCAAGCTGCTGGGCGCGGCCTACCTCGTCCATCTGGGAGTCCGTGCCGTGCTGGGCGCGCGGCGGGCCGCCCGTGAGCGGACCGCCACACGGAAGGCGGCCGGGCAGGACGTGGCCGTCGACCCGGAGGAGGGCACCGGTCCGCACGAGCCGGAGAAGGACGATCCGGCCCGCGGCCGGTGGCGGTCCGGCTTCACCCAGGGCCTTCTCACCAATGTGCTCAACCCCAAGGCGGCGCTGTTCTTCCTCAGCGTCATTCCGCAGTTCGCGGACGGCGGCGGCTCGGCATCGCGGCAGATCTTCTTCCTCGGCACCCTGGACATCGTCATCGGTGTCGCCTACTGGTTCGTTCTGGTGGCCGTAGCCGCGCGGCTGCGGGCGTTCCTCGCCCGCCCTGAGATCCGCCACCGCTGGGAACTGACGACCGGCTGGTTGTTCATCGCCCTCGGCGTCGGCGTCGCCTCGGCAGCCTGA
- a CDS encoding STAS domain-containing protein, translated as MTDIQKEDRPDRLSVHPAVVDGVLVVTVRGEIDHDGRDVLSQALTSPDGAAPPRIVADLSSVTFMDSSGINVLVTAHRQVSAAQGWLRIAGARKPVERVLHVVGLDALIDCHPTVEQALNS; from the coding sequence GTGACCGACATCCAGAAGGAAGACCGGCCGGACCGGCTTTCCGTGCATCCCGCGGTGGTCGACGGCGTGCTCGTCGTGACCGTGCGCGGCGAGATCGACCACGACGGCAGGGACGTCCTCAGCCAGGCGCTGACATCCCCCGACGGCGCGGCACCGCCTCGGATCGTGGCGGACCTCAGCAGCGTGACCTTCATGGACTCCAGCGGCATCAACGTCCTCGTCACCGCCCACCGACAGGTGAGCGCCGCCCAGGGGTGGTTGCGCATCGCCGGCGCCCGGAAGCCCGTCGAGCGGGTGCTGCACGTGGTGGGGCTCGACGCCCTCATCGACTGCCACCCCACCGTCGAACAGGCGCTGAACAGCTGA
- a CDS encoding AMIN-like domain-containing (lipo)protein produces the protein MVRSRTVWATAALLTATLGVAAVPATASPATATRAAVACPTGWGSLAKTYSAGTSTPLTNVRTGRHDCYDRFVVDVPGAGAAELGFSVAYVDRLYQDGSGRAIAVGGGAILEVRVNAPSYDPETGASTYPGRVAQPLPGVNLAGYSTFRDTRFAGSFEGVTQFGLGVRARLPFRVQHLADHLVVDVAHAW, from the coding sequence ATGGTGCGAAGCAGAACCGTCTGGGCCACCGCCGCCCTCCTGACCGCCACCCTCGGCGTGGCCGCGGTCCCGGCGACCGCCTCCCCGGCCACCGCCACCCGGGCCGCGGTCGCCTGTCCCACCGGCTGGGGCAGCCTGGCCAAGACGTACTCCGCCGGTACGTCGACGCCGCTGACGAACGTCAGAACCGGACGCCACGACTGCTACGACCGGTTCGTCGTCGACGTCCCGGGCGCGGGCGCCGCAGAACTCGGCTTCTCGGTCGCGTACGTCGACCGGCTCTACCAGGACGGCTCGGGCCGCGCCATCGCCGTCGGCGGCGGCGCCATCCTGGAGGTGCGGGTCAACGCGCCCTCCTACGACCCCGAGACCGGCGCCTCGACCTATCCCGGACGGGTGGCGCAGCCGCTGCCGGGCGTGAACCTCGCCGGGTACAGCACCTTCCGGGACACCCGGTTCGCCGGGAGCTTCGAGGGGGTGACGCAGTTCGGGCTCGGCGTACGCGCGCGCCTGCCGTTCCGGGTGCAGCATCTGGCCGACCACCTCGTGGTGGACGTCGCGCACGCCTGGTGA